From the Ctenopharyngodon idella isolate HZGC_01 chromosome 3, HZGC01, whole genome shotgun sequence genome, one window contains:
- the LOC127508160 gene encoding uncharacterized protein LOC127508160 isoform X5 — MADKCDLCLLGLIILSSLLTEDIDYNFGRNHQGFLLSLQIRMLLNSQRHFASTSGVNENVFISSGENVRLPCNNALSDCKSTTWIYNSFRSSGTVELIGLGIKKKNTERHERLNLGSDCSLNIKNVTEDDSGLYSSLQFVNGEQGADAHVYLHVLHVSVSPSSSSSSSSQTEISPGRSVTLSCQVYSGFFCDYWVRSEGLQLSWVNQAGVDLTTDSRYQILFSSDHCIITLTTTLLNEDDNREWRCQLTLRNQLQTSVRYTVKYSDPADTASETEVSVTAGSLFRVIVIIVEMAVFAAPTVILLQIICARRAGRKDSQHPEEIEMPTILQ, encoded by the exons aagatattgattacaacttcGGACGGAACCATCAAGGATTTCTCCTCAGCCTGCAGATCCGAATGCTCCTCAACAGCCAAAGGCattttgcaa GTACCAGTGGAGTGAATGAGAATGTGTTCATCAGTTCTGGTGAAAATGTCCGTCTGCCCTGTAATAATGCTCTTTCTGACTGCAAATCAACTACATGGATCTATAACAGTTTCAGAAGTTCAGGGACAGTTGAACTGATTGGTTTAGggataaagaagaaaaacacagagagacATGAGAGACTGAATCTGGGGTCTGACTGCTCTCTGAACATCAAGAACGTCACAGAAGATGATTCTGGATTATATAGCAGCCTACAATTTGTGAATGGAGAACAAGGAGCTGATGCacatgtttatctgcatgttctTCATG TTTCAGTgtctccatcatcatcatcatcatcatcctcacagACTGAGATCAGTCCGGGCCGctctgtgactctctcctgtcaGGTGTATTCTGGATTCTTCTGTGATTATTGGGTTCGTTCTGAGGGACTTCAGCTGTCGTGGGTGAATCAGGCTGGTGTTGATCTGACGACAGACTCCAGATATCAGATATTATTCTCATCAGATCACTGTATCATCACTCTGACtacaacactcctgaatgaagaTGACAACAGAGAGTGGAGATGTCAGCTTACTCTCAGAAATCAACTCCAGACCTCAGTCAGATACACTGTCAAGTATTCAG ATCCAGCTGACACAGCATCAGAAACTGAAGTCAGTGTGACTGCTGGATCATTATTCAGAG TGATTGTGATTATTGTTGAGATGGCAGTGTTTGCTGCTCCTACTGTGATTcttcttcagatcatctgtgcaAGAAGAGCTG gGAGGAAGGACTCGCAGCACCCAGAGGAAATAGAGATGcctacaatattacaataa
- the LOC127508160 gene encoding uncharacterized protein LOC127508160 isoform X4: MADKCDLCLLGLIILSSLLTEDIDYNFGRNHQGFLLSLQIRMLLNSQRHFASTSGVNENVFISSGENVRLPCNNALSDCKSTTWIYNSFRSSGTVELIGLGIKKKNTERHERLNLGSDCSLNIKNVTEDDSGLYSSLQFVNGEQGADAHVYLHVLHVSVSPSSSSSSSSQTEISPGRSVTLSCQVYSGFFCDYWVRSEGLQLSWVNQAGVDLTTDSRYQILFSSDHCIITLTTTLLNEDDNREWRCQLTLRNQLQTSVRYTVKYSVSSSNSEKKSSQTTAAAPTQDPADTASETEVSVTAGSLFRVIVIIVEMAVFAAPTVILLQIICARRAGRKDSQHPEEIEMPTILQ; the protein is encoded by the exons aagatattgattacaacttcGGACGGAACCATCAAGGATTTCTCCTCAGCCTGCAGATCCGAATGCTCCTCAACAGCCAAAGGCattttgcaa GTACCAGTGGAGTGAATGAGAATGTGTTCATCAGTTCTGGTGAAAATGTCCGTCTGCCCTGTAATAATGCTCTTTCTGACTGCAAATCAACTACATGGATCTATAACAGTTTCAGAAGTTCAGGGACAGTTGAACTGATTGGTTTAGggataaagaagaaaaacacagagagacATGAGAGACTGAATCTGGGGTCTGACTGCTCTCTGAACATCAAGAACGTCACAGAAGATGATTCTGGATTATATAGCAGCCTACAATTTGTGAATGGAGAACAAGGAGCTGATGCacatgtttatctgcatgttctTCATG TTTCAGTgtctccatcatcatcatcatcatcatcctcacagACTGAGATCAGTCCGGGCCGctctgtgactctctcctgtcaGGTGTATTCTGGATTCTTCTGTGATTATTGGGTTCGTTCTGAGGGACTTCAGCTGTCGTGGGTGAATCAGGCTGGTGTTGATCTGACGACAGACTCCAGATATCAGATATTATTCTCATCAGATCACTGTATCATCACTCTGACtacaacactcctgaatgaagaTGACAACAGAGAGTGGAGATGTCAGCTTACTCTCAGAAATCAACTCCAGACCTCAGTCAGATACACTGTCAAGTATTCAG TCAGCAGCTCAAACTCTGAGAAGAAATCAAGCCAAACTACAGCAGCAGCTCCTACACAAG ATCCAGCTGACACAGCATCAGAAACTGAAGTCAGTGTGACTGCTGGATCATTATTCAGAG TGATTGTGATTATTGTTGAGATGGCAGTGTTTGCTGCTCCTACTGTGATTcttcttcagatcatctgtgcaAGAAGAGCTG gGAGGAAGGACTCGCAGCACCCAGAGGAAATAGAGATGcctacaatattacaataa